From one Formosa sediminum genomic stretch:
- a CDS encoding phosphatidylinositol-specific phospholipase C1-like protein: protein MRINQIQVIGSHNSYKKEIEPKLYEVLEKKDTTHCIQALQYEHIPIVDQLNMGLRNLEIDVFADSKGGSYANPKGLELTDIDESYDPRNEMLQPGFKILHILDIDFRTHYYTLQSCLNDLKTWSDLNPNHDPIFITLEAKDGKENVFGTMPETFSKQLFNELDIALIKGLGINKLITPDVVRGNYATLEAAVLHNNWPKLKAARGKFLFILDDSGRKRDLYIEDHAALKNRVMFVNAAPGTPEAATLFRNNPEDNSIKTLVSKGYIIRTRADAGTKEARANDYSHFNMAKLSGAQIITTDYYLPSKLFKSDYHISFKNNTYIRENPVTGN from the coding sequence TTGAGAATTAATCAAATTCAAGTAATCGGTTCTCATAACAGTTATAAAAAAGAGATAGAACCCAAACTGTATGAGGTTTTAGAAAAAAAAGATACTACACATTGTATACAAGCTTTACAATACGAACATATACCTATAGTAGATCAATTAAATATGGGATTAAGAAATCTTGAAATTGATGTATTTGCAGATTCTAAAGGTGGTTCGTATGCAAATCCGAAAGGTTTAGAACTAACAGACATAGATGAAAGTTACGACCCTAGAAACGAAATGTTACAGCCTGGTTTTAAAATCTTACACATTCTAGATATAGATTTTAGAACACATTATTACACATTACAAAGCTGCTTAAACGATTTAAAAACGTGGTCTGATTTAAATCCAAACCACGACCCCATATTTATAACTTTAGAAGCTAAAGATGGAAAAGAAAATGTATTTGGCACCATGCCAGAAACATTTTCTAAACAGCTCTTTAATGAACTAGATATCGCTTTAATAAAAGGTTTAGGTATAAACAAATTAATTACTCCCGATGTTGTAAGAGGTAATTATGCAACATTAGAGGCAGCTGTGTTACATAATAATTGGCCAAAATTAAAAGCCGCTAGAGGTAAATTTCTTTTTATTCTAGACGACTCTGGCCGTAAAAGAGATTTATATATTGAGGATCATGCAGCTCTAAAAAACCGCGTGATGTTTGTTAATGCAGCTCCAGGAACACCTGAAGCCGCTACTTTATTTAGAAACAACCCTGAAGATAATTCCATTAAAACGTTAGTCTCTAAAGGCTATATTATTAGAACTCGCGCAGATGCAGGTACAAAAGAAGCCCGAGCAAATGATTATTCGCATTTTAACATGGCCAAGCTTTCTGGCGCACAAATTATTACTACAGATTATTATTTACCGAGTAAGCTATTTAAAAGTGACTACCACATCTCGTTTAAAAATAACACCTACATTAGAGAGAATCCTGTAACAGGAAATTAG
- a CDS encoding SusC/RagA family TonB-linked outer membrane protein has protein sequence MYSKNKFFLLKNITFLILTLLTNQIGYSGNIESKKLIQSNSNLQKTIQGKIVDEEGLPLLGATILLKDTTRGASANFDGEFSIEAEIGQTLQISFVGYETKEVIIDSEFLNITLNPSSAVLNEVLIVGYGQQKKSDLTGAVAQLSSKDFKEGVNISPDNLIQGKVSGVRVIQSSGEPGAGVDVSIRGVGSIRSGSTPLFVVDGVPLSNSSVSSESPDFGLGNSSAKNPLNFLNTSDIASITVLKDASAAAIYGARGSNGVVIITTKQGKTGDATITVDSYLSVSSVIKKIDVLSANEYRNAINDDAYDHGGNTDWQDELFRNGVTQNNNFSFSKKTESGNYYTSLSLMDQDGIVKSSTFKRATARLNAEESFFDKKRLKIKVNLTASQINETGVPNGADAGSDGQLIIHALMANPTQPVFDENGEYTNFNLNQNYNPMYLLDIYDDHTSTLRVLGNVEASFRIVDGLNYKFNYGVDRSVSERNSTIYPNVTDRTPEGAYVQNNLDSENTLMEHYLTYNFDFNKNNFEVLGGFSYQKFNFSGTNFSLTGIDEKDTGVAPEYDPGYSGTQNGVSGYAQENELQSYFGRLNYNYNDKYLVTASLRADGSTRFGENNKYGYFPSFALGWNLDQEQFFSNVDNLNALKLRLSWGETGNQEVQNKITQASYSQSASGGYYLYDDYNLINGIVVNRTANPDLKWEVVTQLNIGVDFSLWNNRLYGSLDYYNKTTTDAILNIPAEPLSPTTTVWKNIDGEIVNKGFEFSLGSQIISTENFSWSLDVNGATLDNEVTNLPVSELYSGSVAGPGLSGVAANIYKSGYEAGSFFMLKHLGFDENGVDIFEDINDDDIINSDDRQIFEGALPNFTYGINTNLSYKRWDLSLAFIGQTGGLLVNNTNLALNINNIVSDRNVLSEFYYDGASYTNTPQLSTLYLEKSNFFRLNNARIGYSLDVEKLNLNWLKGLNFYVSGQNLFTITNYSGYDPLVNSPRATNGNQSIGIDYTTYPSSKTYMLGATLKL, from the coding sequence ATGTACTCTAAAAATAAATTTTTTTTATTAAAAAATATAACTTTTTTAATATTAACATTACTAACAAACCAGATAGGATATTCTGGGAACATTGAATCAAAAAAACTAATTCAATCCAATTCTAATCTTCAAAAAACAATTCAAGGTAAAATTGTAGATGAAGAAGGCCTTCCTTTATTAGGAGCTACAATTTTATTAAAAGACACAACACGAGGTGCTTCGGCAAACTTTGATGGAGAGTTTTCAATTGAAGCAGAAATTGGACAAACACTTCAAATATCCTTTGTAGGGTATGAAACTAAAGAAGTGATTATCGATTCGGAATTTTTAAACATTACATTAAATCCTTCAAGTGCTGTTTTAAATGAAGTTTTAATTGTGGGATATGGTCAGCAAAAAAAATCAGATTTAACAGGTGCTGTAGCACAACTTTCTTCAAAAGATTTTAAAGAAGGTGTAAATATTTCGCCAGATAACTTAATTCAAGGTAAAGTTTCTGGTGTGCGTGTAATTCAATCTAGTGGAGAGCCAGGAGCAGGTGTAGATGTATCTATTCGTGGTGTCGGATCTATAAGAAGTGGTAGTACGCCTTTATTTGTGGTAGATGGCGTGCCATTAAGTAACTCTAGTGTAAGTTCTGAAAGTCCAGACTTTGGCTTGGGGAACTCTAGTGCAAAGAACCCCTTAAACTTCTTAAATACTAGTGATATTGCCTCGATAACAGTATTAAAAGATGCTTCTGCTGCAGCAATTTATGGTGCTAGAGGTTCTAATGGAGTTGTAATAATAACAACTAAACAAGGAAAAACAGGAGATGCAACTATTACTGTAGATTCATATTTAAGTGTATCCTCTGTAATTAAAAAAATTGATGTCTTATCTGCAAATGAATATCGTAATGCAATCAATGATGATGCTTATGATCATGGTGGTAATACAGATTGGCAAGATGAATTATTTAGGAATGGTGTCACACAAAACAATAACTTTTCTTTTTCTAAAAAGACAGAAAGCGGAAATTACTATACATCATTGTCTTTAATGGATCAAGATGGTATTGTTAAAAGTAGTACGTTTAAAAGAGCTACAGCACGTTTAAATGCAGAAGAGTCTTTCTTCGATAAGAAGCGCTTGAAGATAAAAGTAAACTTAACGGCAAGTCAAATTAATGAAACAGGAGTTCCAAATGGTGCAGATGCAGGATCAGACGGGCAATTAATTATTCATGCTTTAATGGCTAACCCTACACAACCTGTTTTTGATGAGAATGGAGAATATACAAACTTTAACCTCAATCAAAATTATAACCCAATGTACTTATTAGATATCTACGATGATCATACAAGTACGTTAAGAGTTTTAGGTAATGTTGAAGCATCATTTAGAATTGTTGATGGGTTAAATTATAAATTTAATTATGGAGTAGATCGTTCTGTTTCAGAACGAAACTCAACAATTTATCCAAACGTAACAGATAGAACTCCAGAAGGAGCTTATGTGCAAAATAATTTAGACTCAGAGAACACCTTAATGGAACATTACTTAACGTATAATTTCGATTTTAATAAAAATAATTTTGAAGTATTAGGTGGGTTCTCTTATCAAAAATTTAATTTCTCTGGAACTAATTTCTCTTTAACAGGAATAGATGAAAAAGATACAGGTGTTGCTCCAGAATATGATCCGGGTTATTCTGGTACACAAAATGGCGTTAGTGGTTATGCTCAAGAAAATGAGTTACAGTCTTACTTTGGAAGATTAAATTATAATTACAATGATAAATATTTAGTTACGGCATCGTTACGTGCAGACGGTTCTACACGTTTTGGAGAGAATAATAAATATGGTTATTTCCCATCTTTTGCTTTAGGTTGGAACTTAGATCAAGAACAATTTTTTAGTAATGTAGACAATTTAAATGCTTTAAAACTAAGACTTAGTTGGGGAGAAACAGGTAACCAAGAAGTGCAAAATAAAATTACACAAGCCAGTTACTCACAATCTGCTTCAGGTGGTTATTATTTATACGACGATTATAACTTAATTAATGGTATTGTTGTTAATAGAACCGCCAATCCAGACTTAAAATGGGAAGTTGTAACACAGTTAAATATAGGTGTAGACTTTAGTTTATGGAATAATAGACTTTATGGTTCTTTAGATTATTATAATAAAACCACTACCGATGCGATATTAAATATTCCTGCAGAACCGTTAAGCCCAACAACTACTGTGTGGAAAAATATTGATGGAGAAATTGTAAATAAAGGATTCGAATTTAGTTTGGGTTCACAGATTATTAGTACAGAAAATTTTTCTTGGTCTTTAGATGTTAATGGGGCAACATTAGATAATGAAGTAACAAATTTACCAGTTTCTGAATTATATTCAGGAAGTGTAGCAGGTCCAGGTTTATCAGGTGTAGCAGCAAATATTTACAAAAGTGGTTATGAGGCAGGATCGTTTTTTATGTTGAAGCATTTAGGCTTTGATGAAAATGGCGTTGATATTTTTGAAGATATTAATGATGATGATATCATTAATAGTGACGATCGTCAGATTTTTGAAGGTGCTTTACCTAATTTCACTTACGGAATTAATACAAACCTTTCTTATAAGCGTTGGGATTTAAGTTTAGCATTTATAGGACAAACTGGAGGGTTATTAGTGAACAATACTAACTTAGCATTAAATATTAATAACATAGTTTCAGATAGAAACGTGTTATCTGAATTTTATTATGATGGTGCTAGTTATACAAATACACCTCAACTGTCTACTTTATATCTCGAAAAATCTAATTTTTTCAGATTAAATAATGCACGTATTGGTTATTCTTTAGATGTTGAAAAACTAAATTTAAATTGGTTAAAAGGACTTAATTTTTATGTAAGTGGTCAAAACTTGTTCACCATTACTAATTATTCAGGTTACGACCCATTGGTTAACAGTCCACGTGCTACAAATGGAAATCAATCTATAGGTATAGACTATACAACTTATCCATCTTCTAAGACTTATATGTTAGGAGCAACATTAAAATTATAA